The segment aagcctctgtaataatacgtgtatcagcaaggaatgtgtcacaatatacagtacagtattgctgtactgatgttttaaGCACATCCCTATTTAGAGAGCCCCTtttatattgataaaaatattactaattctattgtttgagtcctgaactaaacataaatgcaatttatttaaactttgaataatgcattatttgtcttattaatgacattgttacttattacgtaagtaactggatgcctacaatgaggtgatggacccgaggggctctttaatgccttgttccaggtgccctttttatactttgagcacctgcccctttaagggtctctgcacggccctgcatCAGAGTGCGCAGTGTTCCCAAAAGGTATTTGGACGCTTAAGCCAGACTTTAAATAAAGGAAAGTCATTGCATTGTGTAATAAAAGATCTACTTATTTAAGTTCACTTCTCAggtaaacattttacaaaataaagtttgttcatttttaaataaaacagtagATGTCCATTTGGATACTCTCATAAAGGGATTTGACTTTATACATCTATTCTaactaattaaacaaaatatttttggtACCATGGTTTGCTATTTTGTTATACATTACAATGAGACTCAAtgataaatatttaattgtaGCTTTATTAAAtggctactttttaaaatacttattattattactattaagtACTTTGTGTGGTTTTGTATAATAGTAGCTCTGCTTAACTGCCGCTGTACTTATTGAGAGCGACTATATCAATTATCCACCTAAACCCACTAGCATGCAAATACGCTTTGTTGCCTTCGGCTCCAATTGACCAATGTGACCGGTCAATTTATTTGCTGTTTGTTTTGGTGAGTTTGTGTGTTTACACTGTCGAATCTATCTCTGCAGATATCGCACCACATGTATAATGAATAGACTGATAATATTTTTGATCCTTCTTTCTAGGTTACAATCATCCAGCCTTAATGAAAGTGATGACCAATCCAAATAATGTGGTGAGTCCTGATCAGACTGTGAAATCAttgtttgtgtgtatttatagATTTGTAGAATGCAAATTAGATTTGCAGTGATCCGTCAGCATGAGTGTGACGAAATGAGAGACTTTTAAAGGCATAGTGCACAGGATATGATATTGAATTTCAATGACAATAACATAATTAAATTCACTTGCTTTATAATTCACTTTTAGCAAATATACTACTGTTCTACAGTTTCTGGCCTGTAGGACTGCATTTTTTTCACccaagaataaaaatgtttatttgcttacccccagggcatccaagatgaaggtgactttgtttcttcagtagaacacaaacaaagatttttaactcaaaccgttgctgtctgtcagtcatataatggcagtcaatgggacccatggctttgagagtcataAAAacgtacacagacaaaaccaaattaaaccctgtggcttgtgatgatacactgaggtcttaacacacaaaacaatcgctctgtgcaagaaactggacagtatttatataattttttacctccgatccaccacaatgtccaactgtcctgagtgcgtTTACAacagtctgtgtgtgttttttttaactctcatagctgtgggtcccattgactgccattatatgactaacagactgcaatggtttgagttaaaaatcttggtttgtgttctactgaagtcacctacatcttgatgccctgggggtacgcagatgaacataaaattttcattttttggatgaactattcctttaatattagTAGTATTTTTCAAATAGAAACGGACCAAAAATATTATTCACACATCCTGCactatacagattttttttttatcaaatgctTTTCAAAATGAGAATGTCCTGTCCCCTTATAACACCTGCAACTGACTAGCAAATAGCCAGTAAAGCCTATTTGCTATTATAAAGGACGACATGTCTGATCTAACATGCATGTCTGACCTAAACTTCCTACTTCAGTAGGAAAGTGCATAAATATAGGAAAGAATTACTTTTCTTGGGCACTTAAAACGAATCCTTGTTTTCACAGAGTGCATTTGTCAACCGGCCGGCACTTGGTATTTTGCCACCTGAGAACTTTCCAGACAAACTGATGGAGAGCCTGCTGTCGGTGAGTGTTGTTGGATTGGAAAAAACACAAGTGAAGCATCTCCTGAAAAATCAAACTGTGTTCATATTTCGAAATGTCCACAAAAGCTGATTACAACATATGTCTTTATTAATTATTGCTGATAATGCTGAAACGCTTTATATGTAAAGAGTAAGGACTACATTTTGCGCAAGGATTCCAGATTGTCTGGATCTGCCCCAATAATGAGGCAACTGCAACCTTTCACTTGAAAAACAGCTTGTGTTCGGCAGTTAAACAAAACAGCCCTTAGGGATTGTCTTGATAACATCCTTTGCAGATATCGCAACGACTCTCTTAAATGAGTGCACTCTTTTTCACATTGGCTGGAAGAGGTTTGCTGTTTATGGTAGTGTGGAGTGCAgtgaatgactttttttttttttttttttttacatcagattgCCCCCAGCGGGATGACACGAGTGCAAACCATGGCCTGTGGTTCCTGCTCCAATGAGAATGCTTTCAAAAGCATGTTTATCTGGTACAGAGTAAGTGGACTTTCCTCAGTTTGCTCACTTGCAGACTTAATGTGTCATGATGACCCTAACAAAGCACATTTGCTTTATATACTTAGGTGTGATATTGGTTTTATTCTGGCAGTATTAAAACACACATGGAGAAGTGCTCTTTCTGAAATGGTTGAAGAACAAAACATGCTGTAGTaattattaaacataaaaataataaataaataaataaaaataattaaataaatattttttcattggcGTTATCACTTACATTTCATAGTAGATTTTTTCAGATTACTTTATATTAGGGGCTATCAATTGATGCAATTATTCATAACCAAATATGATATAATCACACAAAAAACAGTTCCTAACTGGTATGTAAATGCCATATTAGGTTGATTGTGAAATGGATTGTTGTGAACTATTGGCTTTATTGTGGACAATAAAcaataaattgaaaaataaataataaatgatttatatatatatatatatatatatagacaaaaaacaaagacaaacaattatttaagcataaaaacagtaagtgtaatactgctttaaatagttgtttttccaaaaaaaaaattaaaaagtttattgtttttttttcagcaaaaaataaatatcttacaTGTTTTGCTAATTTACAGAAAAACAcccattaaaatgtcattaagtgtaacaatcttgtcaggtatatttacaacaaaaatcaatttatgacatattaaaagactaaatactttcaccccaaatactaattctacattttaaaaatttgccAATATCCCAGGTTTTGCCCATTGGTCAGTTAGAccaatttttactcatttaaaacacaataaattgaatatgcttccttattcttttatatattttaagaatACGCATGTTGTTTGaagttttacataaatattgtgttacactaaatgacacTGTAACATTATTTCCaccaaattgtgacattttattctccaaaaacttacttgaaaccttaaaagtaggcactttacttacatttaatgtgctttctatggacgtAAAATCACTTTTGTGTCATCATTTCTTTTGATGttgacatcttaacgtctttgaaccacatatatatatatatatatatatatatatatatatatatatatatatatatatatatatatatatatagtttcttATATAGCTTCTTATATAGTTTTATATACATATAGTTATAGATATAATAGAttacatctagataaatatgtaCATAAATgcatgtacatatatatatacacacacacaaacaaaatataaaaatgtctCAGCAAATATTGATATTCATTTCTATTAATCTGATTAATTGGCATATCATGATTGACCTGATATCTAATACTTGTTTTTATTGGTTGCTAGAATAAGGAGAGAGGATACGCCACCCCCACTGAGCAGGAAGTTGACACTTGCATGATCAACCAGGTTagaaaaaatcttttaaaaaagcaCTACGCAtatgactatgattttttttttcattcacactaatctatttttttctgttttagagTCCTGGATGCCCAGATTTGAGCATCTTGTCTTTTATGGGAGCTTTCCATGGGAGAACTTTGGGTTAGTGCTTGTAAattatatgttgatttattaaatataattgaaAGGTGTGTCTGATGCAGTTTTCCtagagtacagtcgtggccaaaagttttgagaattacataaatattggaaattggaaaagttgctgcttaagtttttataatagcaatttgcatatactccagaatgttatgaagagtgatcagatgaattgcatagtccttctttgccatgaaaattaacttaatcctgaaaaaaactttccactgcattgttaagaaggcttcaggacgtccaagaaagtccagcaagcaccaggatcgtctcctaaagaggattcagctgcgggatcggagtgccaccagtgcagagcttgctcaggaatggcagcaggcaggtgtgagcgcatctgcacacacagtgaggccaagacttttggaagatggcctgatgtcaagaagggcagcaaagaagccacttctctccaaaaaaaacatcagggacagattgatcttctgcaaaaagtatggcgaatggactgctgaggactggggcaaagtcatattctccgatgaagcctctttccgattgtttggggcatctggaaaaaggcttgtccggagaagaaaaggtgagcgctaccatcagtcctgtgtcatgccaacagtaaagcatcctgagaccattcatgtgtggggttgcttctcatccaagggagtgggctcactcacaattttgcccaaaaacacagccatgaataaagaatggtaccaaaacaccctccaacagcaacttcttccaacaatccaacaacagtttggtgaagaacaatgcattttccagcacgatggagcgccgtgccataaggcaaaagtgataactaagtggctcggggaccaaaacgttgaaattttgggtccatggcctggaaactccccagatcttaatcccattgagaacttgtggtcaatcctcaagaggcgggtggacaaacaaaaacccactaattctgacaaactccaagaagtgattatgaaagaatgggttgctatcagtcaggatttggcccagaagttgattgagagcatgcccagtcgaattgcagaggtcctgaaaaagaagggccaacactgcaaatactgactctttgcataaatgtcatgtaattgtcgataaaagcctttgaaacgtatgaagagcttgtaattatatttcagtacatcacagaaacaactgaaacaaagatctaaaagcagtttagcagcaaactttgtgaaaactatatttgtgtcattctcaaaacttttggccacgactgtacattttgAGCACATACAGGGATTTGATCTAGCTTGGATATATTTGCcttacatttgtttgcctttgCAGCTATGTGTATCGAATGACTTCATTTGAAAACCAAAGAAGCCTGGCTGTTTTGTTTTACCTAGGACATCCATCCCCTAATGTGTGTGCTGTTGGATTACAGGTTGCCTGGCCACAACACATTCCAAAGCCATTCACAAGCTGGATATACCATCGTTCGACTGGCCGATCGCACCTTTCCCTAAGCTGCAGTACCCTCTGGAGGAGTTTGTGAGGGAGAACGCACAGGAAGAGGCCCGCTGCCTGGAGGAGGTCAGAGATGTCTCCTTGATGTGTTAAAAACCTTCCTCCACATAGTAAGCAAAGGAATATTTGGGGTTTAGTACAGGTGAAAACTTGAATTTGAAGgttagggtaaattttacttattttgtcttctgggaaatcttttgtagcctctgaagggcaatactaaatgaaaaaaaaatgatatttaggcaaaataaggaaaaagtGCACTTTTctaactattactattattttctcttgcggactatcttgtttgtgaaatatcttattcaggtcagtactaaataaacaataacatgcattttgtatgatccctcttattttggtcaaataattaacattttgcagattctgaaacttttgacctcaactgttagTAAGATATTCATTTCTGTGTGTGCCAGGTTGAGGATCTCATCGTGAAGTGGAGGCAGAAGGGCAAACCGGTGGCTGGCATTGTGATCGAGCCCATCCAGGCAGAGGGAGGGGACAACCACGCTTCCCCTGACTTCTTCATCAAACTGCGAAATATTGCACGCAaggtgaagtgtttttttttttttgtttttttttttcaggctaaCTGCTTTCTATAATGCTTAGTTATCTTCCACGGTCGTCCTTGTTTACCAGATCTGTCCTTTGAAGTCGTTTGAGATAGACACTCCAGTTATAAATAACTAAAATGAGGCTCTTTGAACAGTCCAATAAAAAAGACACTCAAGCCTCTAAGAAGTTCTTCTTATCTGCTCTAATTTGAGTCCTTCTGAATGAGATAAGGCAGGAGACAAAAGGAAATAATTGAATATGCCAGCTTTATGTAGAGAAAAGAGGCTCCTTAAGTATTTGTGATGAAGTCCGCACTCTCCCTGAAAAGCTCAGGAAGTGTTCGCTTCAAATGGAGTGTGGTAAAGCGCAACGGCCGTGTCCGGCGGGTGTTGTATGCAGTTTTATGCGGGCTGACAGGATGGGTTTTGACAGGGAGTGAGCTGACAGATGTTTATCTGTGTCTGGTTCTTTCAGCACGGCTGTGCTTTCCACGTGGATGAGGTGCAGACAGGTGGAGGAACAACAGGCAAGTTCTGGGCCCATGAGTATTGGGGCCTGGATGACCCTGCTGATGTTGTCTCCTTCAGCAAGAAGATGCTGACAGGAGGATATTACCACAGGGATGAACTGCAAGCAGACAAAGTAAGAGCTGTCACCGCTTCCTCACATGTCCCCTCATACAAAATCGGCAACGCAAAGTCATTCCCCGTGAATTGTACCCAACTGACTGTTTTATCATTTTTGCTAACGAGTCATCATTGATGAATGGCGTTATAATGTGCTTTAGTACCAGGTGATTGTTCTGTCAGTTTCACAGTTGTTTGTCTAAATGATTGCATGTCCTTTGATGAGGTTCATAGCTGTATGGAATTGAACAATCACGCCCCCTACTGTTAGAAGCATGTTTCTTTCTGTAAAGTAATCTAAATTCTAAACCAAAAGAATCGCTTGGGCTACATTTAGTTAATTGGCTATAAATGGTTAGATTACAAGAATAACAGCTGACTGTGTTGAAGATCTTGGTTAACGATAATATATGAACACAACATTCCCTTGTTGCAACTTCCCAAATGTTGTAAACTGAAAAGAGGTTGTTTGTATCAAATGTTGTAAAAAGGGATCTGAGTGtgatcattttaataattaatcacACTTAGACCCCTcccactattattattattacaaaacaataacaaaaatgtCATGTTATGGTCTAAAAGATCTTAGTGTGAGTGTGATTATACCAATAATGAAATTATGATTATCATTCAATTGTTTGCAAGATTTCTTTATTGAAGAACCccgttttgttttttaatagccttttttgtttgtttgtttgtttttgtttttttttagtgttttgtttttttattagccAATAGCCTCTTTTAAGTTGAGGTAAAACATATTGAAGaatccttttttgttttttgtgtttagtttagttttttttttttttttttaatagccaATAGCCTTTTTTAAAGTTGAGGTTGAACATATAGAAGGatcttttttctgttttgttttgtttcatttaaaaaaaaaaaaaaaatagccaatAGCCTTTTTTAAGTTAAGGTAtactgatggatttgtttttgttttgtttttttgtggttttgtttaatttagtttttttaaatagccaattgttttttgttttgttttgttttattttgttttaattttgtttttgaaatATCCAATAACCTTTTTTAAGTTGTAGAACATTTTGAAGGATCCTTTTTTTTAAACACCcaatgcatttttttgttttgttttgttttgttttttaataaccaATAACCTTTTCAAGGCTTTATTGAAGGACcctttttatattttgtgtttttgttttgttttgtttaattttttaatagcAATAGCCTTTTAAGTTGTGGTGGAACATACtacaggactttttttttttttttttttttaatagccaatagccttttttaagttgaagtactgaacatactaaaatacctttttttgttttgttagttgagttttgtttgtatgtttgttttgttttttaatagccAATAGCCTTTTTTAGGTTAAGGTGGAACATACTAAAGGACctgttttttgttctgtttttttgttttgatgttttgtttagtgtttttttttttttaaatagaaaatagccTTGTTTAGTTGAGGTAGAACATATTGAAGGGcccttttttgtttagttttgttttgttaatttttttaaatagccttaaatatttttatttttaagttgagGTAGAACATactgaaataactgttttttgttttgttttaatagctAATAGCCTTTTTTAAGTTGAAGTGGAACATACTAAAGAacccttttttgttttgtttttaaatagccAATGGCCTTTTTTTGTCTAGTTACCTTCAAAAAACTTtatatttaccaaaaaaaaaaacacacacacacacacacacacaaaataaaaacatttaatagtGTATTTGCCTACTGATTACCTCAAAGCTAAAAGACATAAACTAAATGCCACAAAAAGCTAATTGGTTGCATGACATAAAGAAGACTTGAGTatgagaatttttacacaagtaaattgacaatttatactgACATGACTGAATGCACCTCAGCCCTACAGAATCTTCAACACATGGATGGGAGATCCCTCAAAGAATCTGTTCTTGTCAGAGGTGCTTAATGTGATCAGAAGAGAGAACCTTCTGGAAGAGGTGACGCGCTCAGGGAAGGCTCTTTTGCAGGGCCTTTACGCACTGCAGGTACGGCCATCTCCATTTATATCCTCACATGACTGATTCCTCACAGGTGCCACGGTTCAGCGCGAGATGCTTTAAAACCATTAATGGTTCTATTATGTGGACGTTCATTGTTCATCTGTGGACTGGCCTCATAACTTCTGCTGCCGGAGAGGAAACCTGAGCCTGTAATCAATCTTGTCAGCATAATGAGTGTTTGTTTTGAGGCTGTGGCTGTGGATTGATGATACCTTTCACATTATGAGCCGTACATTTGTTTAACGTCTCGTTTCTTCTTCCCTTCACGTAGACCCAGTACCCTCATATCCTGAGCAGAGCCCGCGGCCAGGGTACATTCTGTGCCATAGACGCCTGCAGTGATGCCACACGCGACAGTATCATGATTAAGGCCAGGAACAAGGGTAAGCTATGGCCACTTAAACCATCACACATGAGGCTGGCGAGAGAATTAAAAGAAactttaaattcatttaaatgatttttttaataataggATCATTTAtaggtttttttttcttgcatatcCATGACATAGGTCATTGTGTCTTTCACACCAGATAATTATTCATAATTGTCTAATATATCGATAAAAATATGTGACGATTCAAGTCGGTTAAGATGTTAAACGAACCACGATATATTTGGTGTTAGGAgattatatgaatgtatctctgagggGAACTGACCGCCTTTAGAaaagtttagatggtattttcttttcattttgccTCTGTATAATGCATATTAGAGTAGTGTTTATAAGCTCAGCTTTGCTGCAGTTCCattagcgccacctgctgacagagACTGAATTGCAATTCTTTAAGTTATACAATCTAATTTGATATTAAAAACTGCTCATGCTGAATGTATGAAGCATCTTTGTTTGAATTGTGATTTAAATGCAGTGGTTGCATAATAATAAggttacataaaaaaaatctgaatttcaagatataaactcgcagttgtgagaaaaagtgAGAActgcgagaaaaatgtcagaattgtgagatataaacttgcaattgtgagaaaaatatcagaattgcaagaaaaaagtcagaattgggagatatatactcacatttgtgaaaaaagtcagaatggcgagaAAAAGTaagatatgaacttgcatttgtgagaaaaatgtcagaattgcaagatataaactcgcaattgtgagaaaaaaagtgagaattgctatgtaaactcacaattgcaagaaaaaagtgagaattgtgagatataaactcgcatttgagaaaaaagtgagaattgcgagaaaaaagagaattgcaagatatgaattgcatttgtaagaaaaaagtgagaattgtgagatataaactcgcatttgtaagaaaaatggcagaattgtgaggaaaaaagtcagaatggcaagtaattgtgatttaaactcatatttgtgagaaaaaaaatctgaattgtgagaaaaaagtgtgaattgtgaaatataaactcatatttttgagaaaaaaatctgaattgtgagaaaaaagtgtgaattgtgagatataaactcatttgtgagaaaaaaagtcagatttgagagattaaaattcacatttgtgagaaaaaagtcagaattctgagatatacactaacatttttgagaaaaaaatctgaactgtgagaaaaaagtgtgaattatgagatataaactcatatttttgagaaaaaatatcagaattgtgagaaaaagtcagaattgcgagatattaaaaatcgcatttgtgagaaaaatatcagaattgtgagaaaaagacagaattacgagatattaacatatttgtgagaaaaaagtcagaattgtgagatattaaaaattgcatttgtgagaaaaatatcagaattgtgagaaaaagtcagaattgcgagaaattaacttatatttgtgagaaaaaagtcagaattgtgaaatattaaaaatcgcatttgtgagaaaaatatcagaattgtgagaaaaaagtcagatttgagagATATTAAaattcacatttgtgagaaaaaagtcagaattctgcgatatacacatatttttaagaaaaaaatctgaattgtgagaaaaaagtgtgaaatatgagatataaactcatatttttgaggggaaaaaaatctgaactgtgaGAAAAGtgcgaattgtgagatataaactcatatttttgagaaaaatatcagaattgtgagaaaaagtcagagttgcgtgatataaagtcatatttgtgagaaaaaaagtcagaattacgagatattaaaaatcgcatttgtgagaaaaatatcagaattgtaagaaaaaagacagaattacgagatattaacatatttgtgagaaaaaagtcagaattgtgagatattaaaaattgcatttgtgagaaaaatatcagaattgtgagaaaaaagtcagaattgcgagaaattaacttatatttgtgagaaaaatatcagaattgtgagaaaaaagtcagatttgtgagattaaaattcacatttgtgagaaaaaagtcagaattctgagatatacacatttttaagaaaaaaaatcagaattgtgagaaaaaaagtgaattatgagatataaactcatatttttgagaggaaaaaatctgaattgtgagatataaactcatatttttgagaaaaatatcagaattgtgagaaaaagtcagaattgcatgatataaagtcatatttgtgagaaaaaaagtcagaattgtgagatattaaaatTCGCATTTGTGAACAAatatcacaattgtgataaaaaagtcaaaattatgagattttaaatgGCAAAAAGTTACACATAAGATGCAGTGTCTTTACTGTGTTCTCTATCTCACCAGGTCTATTTATGGGTTCCTGTGGAGAAAAGACCATCCGTTTCCGTCCCTCTTTGGTCTTCAAGGAGTACCACGTCCATCAGCTCCTGAACATCCTGAACGACGTCCTGGCTGAGCATAAATAGAGTGCTAGCTGCCAGTTCAGCCTTGATTATGAAGCATATAGGGGTCCAAGCCCACTTAAGGGTTTATACCAGCCTGTCACAATTAATTGgtcactgtctctctctctctctctctctttttattCGCTCTCTTCCTGTCATTACTAATTAAGAAGGATAGAAATCAgttttccatttttttattttttttatttaaccaacaGATTTGGCCCTGCCACCATATTTCCCATCGTTTACAGATTAAAGATCTGAATAAATTTGTAGGAATTATAATTCTACTCAAAttcacatattttaaaaaaactcTGACGACATCGCAACTTTGTTTAGTGAACTTTAAGGTTTAGGTTTAACAAGCCGCAAGTCAGTTGAATAAAGCAATATAGTGACCACAGAGACAGGATTTCTAATCGCAATATATCTTATATCCCTTTATATGTCAAATAAAGTCCTTAGCATTTGAGACGATCCTTAACATGAAACGTGTATGACGCCAAAACTACAGAAAAGAAGCTATTGTCTGATTGATTTATGGAGATCGTAAGAACTATTTTAGCATCTATAGAGAAATGGCTGTAATAGTGTGTAATTTTGCATGACGGAAGATTGAATTTACAGAGTCCCTGAATATTACAGTCCTGAATTAAAAGCATGTGTGAACGACAAATCGTGGAAGCGGTGTTGGCCTCATTGCATCCTGAGGCGCTAGAGAAAGCTAATGGAAAGCTGGAAAAAGTGAAGGTGCAGAGAACTGTAGAGCCTCTATTCCCATTTTAATAGGACGTCTGTTTAGGACGAAAACCTTCACGCAATCAGCAAGTCCCTTTTTTATTAAGGTGGCTGCTTTCCTGTATCATTGCTCAGTCATAAAGAGCCACTGTCATTACTGAGAAGTGAGGCCTCTTATTTAAAGATATACGTAATGTTGCCAGCACAAAACATTTAAAGCACAACCTGGTGTGGTAACGTGAGGGCTGTTATTTTCTACAATCCTGGAGAATAAACAGGGTAAATGAAAGGCCATAACGTTTATTTTTCTCAACCAAACGTCCACCTGATTTAACAGAAATCTGTCAGGAAGCATGTTTGAAAAGCACAAGTTCGAGGCCACTCGGCTTAGTATCCATCCTCTGCTCAGGTGAACATGATCCCCTCCTGTTTCTCATTACAGGCCGTGTAAGAAAAGATATATTATTGCGCTGGATAACAACTAGAAGATCATCACTCAATGG is part of the Garra rufa chromosome 1, GarRuf1.0, whole genome shotgun sequence genome and harbors:
- the abat gene encoding 4-aminobutyrate aminotransferase, mitochondrial; translated protein: MASSLLTRQLAISLQQNLRLATPGSRYVSKTATKTVSEFEYDAPSMKTAVPGPRSQDLLRQLGEIQNVGAIHFFCNYEESRGNYLVDVDGNRMLDVYTQISSIPIGYNHPALMKVMTNPNNVSAFVNRPALGILPPENFPDKLMESLLSIAPSGMTRVQTMACGSCSNENAFKSMFIWYRNKERGYATPTEQEVDTCMINQSPGCPDLSILSFMGAFHGRTLGCLATTHSKAIHKLDIPSFDWPIAPFPKLQYPLEEFVRENAQEEARCLEEVEDLIVKWRQKGKPVAGIVIEPIQAEGGDNHASPDFFIKLRNIARKHGCAFHVDEVQTGGGTTGKFWAHEYWGLDDPADVVSFSKKMLTGGYYHRDELQADKPYRIFNTWMGDPSKNLFLSEVLNVIRRENLLEEVTRSGKALLQGLYALQTQYPHILSRARGQGTFCAIDACSDATRDSIMIKARNKGLFMGSCGEKTIRFRPSLVFKEYHVHQLLNILNDVLAEHK